In Monomorium pharaonis isolate MP-MQ-018 unplaced genomic scaffold, ASM1337386v2 scaffold_263, whole genome shotgun sequence, a genomic segment contains:
- the LOC118648176 gene encoding uncharacterized protein LOC118648176 has translation MVLVAPIPGGLVRLGDGPRAVGGLRAHRTASAVRVREGEKENSVKPGEGHTVNKPNLWKMPKKKKDVTGPGVLGAPGPGAQGGIVPAPPASSSSGGHLALVGVSGASWKRLWSGDGDNVVEGVVRAALVRDARSRDWDGLVQAWDEVFLRWRADGGSDAVMVDLIARLVWDREGRAEHFKEKREALLERCRDLEEEIRGLRESHEREVRDLREALNGEVARGLREAVGQGLRSRLEGLLTRSPERVSRGTGSGHVDVVNRRVGPGRPMPGKRVSRGTDPVVWDPPPGVKVVDRCVGTDPVGCVDRSVGPDCPGGRRAVDERDPALGTSGGGGDTGQNARPCSPQPPSERGGPGSGAGRAVMCFRCLVRGHIGRDCRGPYRGNLCYRCGAPGHVARGCSGALRCPVCAGSGGVADHKLGSASCPARRSGGRPCKGSGGEAEIPREEEGRRGWGVCPPPPPAARRAGGAGSRGAWVGGTCPPPLYGRARKRADRAGHGASAGLDEGPAGPALLEVLAGIASSVAILARRVWGGEGCGVTRGRGSLALSRRVRGSGVKWPPPRP, from the coding sequence ATGGTCCTTGTGGCCCCGATCCCGGGTGGACTTGTCCGCTTGGGAGACGGGCCGCGGGCCGTCGGGGGTCTAAGAGCGCACCGTACGGCTTCGGCTGTACGTGTAcgggagggagagaaggaaaaCTCTGTAAAACCCGGTGAAGGACACACTGTCAACAAACCAAATTTATGGAAGATGCCCAAAAAGAAGAAGGATGTTACCGGCCCAGGGGTACTCGGAGCCCCAGGGCCCGGCGCGCAGGGGGGTATAGTCCCGGCCCCCCCCGCGTCGTCATCGAGCGGCGGGCATCTTGCGTTAGTGGGGGTGTCCGGAGCCTCGTGGAAGAGGCTCTGGTCCGGCGACGGGGATAACGTCGTCGAGGGGGTGGTGCGTGCGGCCCTGGTGCGGGACGCGCGCTCTCGCGATTGGGACGGCCTCGTCCAGGCGTGGGACGAGGTCTTCCTCAGGTGGCGGGCAGATGGGGGGAGCGATGCGGTCATGGTGGACCTCATCGCTCGCCTAGTCTGGGACCGAGAGGGGAGGGCCGAGCACTTCAAGGAGAAGCGTGAGGCCCTCCTTGAAAGGTGTCGGGATCTCGAGGAGGAGATCAGGGGCCTGCGCGAGTCCCATGAGAGGGAGGTCCGGGACCTGCGCGAGGCTCTTAATGGTGAGGTTGCTCGGGGTCTGCGGGAGGCTGTCGGGCAAGGGCTCCGGTCCCGGTTGGAGGGTCTTCTGACCCGGAGCCCCGAGAGAGTGAGCCGGGGCACCGGCTCCGGGCATGTGGACGTCGTTAACCGGCGAGTTGGGCCGGGGCGTCCCATGCCCGGAAAGAGGGTCTCCAGGGGGACTGATCCCGTAGTGTGGGATCCGCCCCCTGGGGTTAAGGTAGTGGACCGCTGCGTCGGCACGGACCCGGTCGGGTGCGTGGACCGTTCGGTCGGCCCCGACTGTCCGGGCGGCCGGCGCGCGGTCGACGAGAGGGATCCCGCTTTAGGGACGTCGGGGGGCGGGGGGGACACTGGCCAAAACGCACGGCCTTGTTCCCCCCAACCTCCGAGCGAGAGGGGTGGCCCCGGGTCGGGCGCCGGGAGGGCAGTCATGTGCTTCCGGTGCCTGGTCCGGGGCCACATTGGGCGTGACTGTCGGGGCCCGTATCGTGGCAATTTATGCTATCGGTGCGGGGCTCCGGGTCACGTGGCGAGGGGGTGCAGTGGGGCACTTAGGTGCCCAGTCTGCGCCGGTTCCGGGGGGGTCGCCGACCACAAGTTGGGGTCGGCGAGCTGCCCCGCCCGGCGGTCGGGAGGACGGCCGTGTAAGGGCAGTGGCGGCGAGGCGGAAATtccgagagaggaagagggcCGTCGGGGGTGGGGGGTttgcccccctccccccccggCGGCCCGGCGAGCGGGCGGGGCTGGCTCGCGCGGGGCGTGGGTGGGGGGGACTTGTCCCCCTCCCCTGTACGGGAGGGCCCGGAAGCGGGCGGACAGGGCGGGACATGGGGCTTCCGCGGGGCTGGATGAGGGCCCCGCGGGACCCGCGTTGTTGGAGGTGCTCGCCGGGATCGCGAGCAGTGTCGCGATCCTGGCGAGACGAGTGTGGGGGGGCGAGGGATGCGGCGTCACTCGTGGGCGTGGCTCCCTCGCTCTTTCCCGGCGGGTGCGCGGGAGCGGGGTCAAGTGGCCCCCTCCGCGCCCGTAG